A region of Lycium barbarum isolate Lr01 chromosome 3, ASM1917538v2, whole genome shotgun sequence DNA encodes the following proteins:
- the LOC132631554 gene encoding monolignol oxidoreductase AtBBE-like 13: protein MTSLNSIMLSFFIVLLSCSSYVLSDTTNEKFYQCICQNSDYCVPFSTAFVTPTNASFTTILQSTAQNLRCLVPSVPKPQLIFTPMAESHVQAAVICSKQLGLQLRVRSGGHDYEGLSYISEMEPPFIILDLSKLREITVNTEDNYTWAQAGATLGEVYYRISEKSKTHGFPAGLCTSLGIGGHITGGAYGTMMRKYGLGADNVVDARIVDVKGRILDRQSMGEDLFWAIRGGGGASFGIILSWKLRLVPVPSIVTVFTVPKTLEQNGTKILYKWQQVADKIDEDIFIRVIISVVDKKDKKGEKTIQTAYNSLFLGRADRLVQIMNEKFPELGLTQKDCTEMSWIKSIMYIAGYPSNTPLEVLLQGKSLFKNYFKAKSDFVKEPIPEDGLEGLWKRLMEEDSPLVIWNPYGGMMAKFSESETPFPHRKGVSYMIQYLTLWNDPAKESATKHYDWIRRLYNYMTPYASMFPRQAYVNYRDLDLGMNKNGSSSFIEASSWGNKYYKDNFNRLVKVKTKVDPENFFLHEQSIPTLPITRKGKGKSMNQ, encoded by the exons AACTCTATTATGCTCTCATTTTTCATAGTCTTATTGTCATGTTCCTCATATGTTCTTTCAGATACAACTAACGAAAAGTTCTACCAATGTATTTGCCAAAATTCTGATTATTGTGTCCCTTTTTCCACCGCTTTCGTCACCCCAACAAATGCTTCTTTCACCACAATCTTACAATCCACAGCACAAAATCTGAGGTGTTTAGTGCCCTCTGTTCCAAAACCTCAGCTTATTTTCACACCAATGGCAGAATCCCATGTCCAGGCTGCAGTCATTTGCTCAAAACAGCTAGGCCTTCAGCTTAGAGTTCGAAGTGGAGGCCATGATTATGAAG GTCTGTCTTACATTTCTGAGATGGAGCCTCCTTTCATCATTCTTGATCTCTCGAAGCTCCGAGAAATCACTGTGAACACAGAGGACAACTATACTTGGGCTCAGGCAGGGGCAACTCTTGGTGAAGTGTACTATAGGATTTCAGAGAAAAGCAAGACTCATGGTTTTCCAGCTGGTCTTTGTACAAGTTTGGGAATTGGTGGTCACATAACAGGTGGAGCTTATGGTACTATGATGAGAAAATATGGATTAGGAGCTGATAATGTGGTTGATGCAAGAATTGTTGATGTAAAAGGCAGGATTCTTGATAGGCAGAGTATGGGGGAAGACTTGTTTTGGGCAATTAGAGGAGGTGGAGGAGCTAGTTTTGGTATTATACTTTCTTGGAAGTTAAGGTTAGTCCCTGTCCCATCTATTGTAACAGTTTTTACTGTCCCAAAAACACTGGAACAAAATGGGACGAAAATTCTTTACAAATGGCAACAAGTTGCTGACAAGATTGATGAAGATATCTTCATTAGGGTCATCATAAGTGTGGTTGACAAGAAAGATAAAAAGGGTGAAAAGACTATTCAAACTGCTTATAACTCATTGTTCCTTGGTAGAGCTGACAGACTTGTACAAATAATGAATGAAAAATTTCCTGAATTGGGATTGACACAAAAGGATTGTACAGAAATGAGTTGGATTAAGTCAATTATGTATATCGCTGGTTACCCAAGTAATACCCCACTAGAAGTACTCCTTCAAGGAAAGTCTTTGTTCAAGAATTACTTCAAagcaaaatcagattttgtgaaaGAGCCAATTCCAGAAGATGGTCTTGAAGGGCTATGGAAAAGGCTCATGGAAGAAGACTCACCATTGGTCATATGGAATCCATATGGCGGAATGATGGCTAAATTTTCTGAATCTGAAACCCCTTTTCCTCATAGAAAAGGTGTCAGTTACATGATTCAATATTTAACACTTTGGAATGACCCTGCTAAAGAATCAGCCACAAAGCACTATGATTGGATCAGAAGACTTTATAATTATATGACCCCTTATGCTTCTATGTTCCCTAGACAAGCTTATGTGAATTACAGAGATCTTGATTTAGGGATGAACAAGAATGGGAGTTCTAGCTTTATAGAAGCTAGTTCGTGGGGAAACAAGTATTACAAGGACAATTTCAATAGGCTAGTGAAAGTGAAAACTAAGGTGGATCCAGAGAACTTCTTCTTGCATGAACAGAGTATCCCAACACTTCCTATAACAAGGAAGGGAAAGGGGAAGAGTATGAATCAATAA